The genomic window TTCTTCAGCTTCTTATCCTTTGTATGTTTTATTTCGATTTTACCTTCTTTTTTATCCATTCTTTCACCTCTTTTAACCCTGATTCTCCTTTTGCTAGCTGCAACAGGAACTTAATTACTTCTTCTTTTTCTATTTTAAATATATATCCATTATCCCTTAATAATATATCAACCAACTCGAAGGCAATCCTCTTGTTTCCATCCACAAAAGGATGACCCTGAACGAAATCCCTTAAGATGAGGGATGCAACTTCAAATAGGTCTGTATCCTCTTCTTTTATTACTTCACCCTTCACCCGTTCAATCGTGAACTCAATCAAACCTTTATTCAAAATACCAAACGCATCTCCAGTATTTTCGATTATATCATCATGAATTTGGGGTGCACCACTAAAAGTAGACAGTAAGTTAAGAAATAAAAAGAAAGGGGGTGCAACATATGAAAAGAAGGAAAACCTCTACACGAGGGACTTTAAAATCTCAGTGATTAGAGAAGTTGAGATGGGAAAAAACACTCGCCCAGGTGTCACGTGAGAATGGGATACATCCATCCCTCGTGGTGAAATGGAAGAAGGAATACTGTAAGGATCTGGAAAATGCCTTTAGTGGCAACGGAAGAGCATATAAGTGGCTCAGGCAATCGAAGACCTGACCGGGGAATGTCATACTGGACATAGACGTTAGAAGCGAAATACCAAGAATCACCGTGGAGTTCCCCGCATACGGATACAGACGGATAACCGCCGAACTCCGGAATCGTGGTTATTCGGTGAACCATAAACGTGTACTCAGTCTCATGAGAGAAGACAATCTTCTTTGCGTTCGTAAGGATTTTAAGCCAAAAACCACAGATTCCAGGCACGATCCCAGGGTCTATCCCAATCTTGTGAAGGGGTTGAAGATAACCCG from Methanophagales archaeon includes these protein-coding regions:
- a CDS encoding type II toxin-antitoxin system death-on-curing family toxin, producing the protein MSTFSGAPQIHDDIIENTGDAFGILNKGLIEFTIERVKGEVIKEEDTDLFEVASLILRDFVQGHPFVDGNKRIAFELVDILLRDNGYIFKIEKEEVIKFLLQLAKGESGLKEVKEWIKKKVKSK